A DNA window from Argiope bruennichi chromosome X2, qqArgBrue1.1, whole genome shotgun sequence contains the following coding sequences:
- the LOC129960676 gene encoding uncharacterized protein LOC129960676: MNILLIGDSMIKRLEAHLSEDLDVIFYRGTTIERLTSRISKIKKHYDWILVHVGTNNISVDSVEIILQKYRSLANEILRVNPKARIFSSIIPRDFNYFENDYWKTVEHIKILNHKIEAVNKALEKLCHYEDAFIFCSSNKPSWSGFLGKDGLHPNKSGDLRLANYFCRFLKKCISSDNASRKIQLK, encoded by the coding sequence atgaatattcttttgattGGAGATTCGATGATTAAACGCTTGGAAGCGCATTTATCTGAGGATTTGGATGTTATTTTTTACCGAGGAACAACCATTGAGAGGTTAACCagtagaatttctaaaataaagaaacactATGATTGGATTTTAGTGCATGTGGGCACCAATAACATATCAGTTGATAGTGTAGAAATAATACTTCAAAAGTATAGGTCACTGGCTAATGAGATTTTACGAGTCAATCCAAAGGCAAGAATTTTCTCCAGTATCATTCCTagagattttaattactttgaaaacgATTACTGGAAAactgttgaacatataaaaatcttaaaccaTAAGATTGAAGCTGTAAATAAAGCTTTAGAAAAGTTGTGCCATTATGAAGATGCTTTTATCTTTTGCAGTTCTAACAAGCCATCCTGGTCTGGTTTCCTGGGAAAAGATGGTTTACATCCTAATAAAAGTGGTGATCTTCGCTTGGCCAATTATTTCTGtaggtttttaaagaaatgcatttctt